A portion of the Bactrocera neohumeralis isolate Rockhampton chromosome 2, APGP_CSIRO_Bneo_wtdbg2-racon-allhic-juicebox.fasta_v2, whole genome shotgun sequence genome contains these proteins:
- the LOC126755795 gene encoding uncharacterized protein LOC126755795, translating into MCINTQSWPVVVAYVLLCSSLLVSSIHSTPISVKGKLDSAPCVHDSISELIKKSPVILKALGAHIFTEDATTNELLNAAKLGAAADGGSAVNGEVKKQNLQNNLFASATFHTTVGSPTAVAATTQQRPSDISITGATATTEAATADWARKLDGAILITLTPETIYKGASLLKMTPEAENAARGGSGGGGNNGRGDGSGIGRSSYGPGYGSATAESAYQYEGQLNATLKPLSCFDGNLLKSLPTELIVFGKLRTAQQQQQLPSELNTAPQTDFLSISINGLHRWSPQFENHIWKHLGWDDWSDFTLCSVTCGKGVQQRFRRCLLDNPMVNFNMHLNLNAAADAEVDDDEVAVDGLSSAGVENTESLDNTLGGFNSAEFDTAAMMDTNGSDNLQLRKRKTTLKVSAEFETTSEVATVAEIATSKEQSDHDINAVPKANLLKRLTLRATAPPVAYDGKTSKTNKIDRVDYSRGKNKDNIEVLVQQFETNLRVNEASFLNNNHLKVNDKFSNKATKDVVNKKTAIEMQPKNKTERQNKRRRPMKNYSTMFCEGYNIEQRNCNTFDCSDDINDLLKFYKKVPMPEDAASPATVSLQSPAGTVDGQTTLIATAVESASVTANLLGNAATTGATSATINRDASILDADIRASGSGATNANAVGSTLTIGNNAPSTTPANMGYIRSWRNPLNFTIMLTLRVRNDSKATTTIFSIRNATHNMYLESCKDGLRLYLERDGTTEMLPVKFNLYDFRWHQVAISIQNGDFISIYADCSWTNSFVVSKRLYTLPLDADVEIGRGFNGELQQLLVLPDNQERHQCSNKRTSINEVKRYIIDTFIDDYGN; encoded by the exons ATGTGCATCAACACGCAGTCGTGGCCCGTGGTTGTCGCCTACGTCTTGCTTTGTTCCTCTCTGCTCGTCTCCAGCATTCACTCGACACCTATTTCTGTGAAAGGTAAACTCGACTCCGCACCCTGTGTCCACGATAGCATCTCCGAGTTGATCAAAAAGAGCCCGGTCATACTGAAAGCTCTTGGTGCACATATCTTCACAGAGGACGCCACCACCAATGAATTACTAAATGCAGCGAAATTGGGCGCTGCTGCAGATGGAGGTAGCGCTGTCAATGGCGAAGTAAAAAAGCagaatttgcaaaataatttgttcGCATCAGCAACATTTCACACAACCGTTGGCAGTCCAACGGCCGTCGCAGCAACAACCCAGCAACGGCCATCGGACATCTCCATTACTGGAGCGACAGCTACTACAGAAGCGGCTACAGCGGACTGGGCCAGAAAGCTGGACGGGGccattttaataactttaacaCCGGAAACGATATACAAAGGCGCGTCACTTTTGAAAATGACACCCGAAGCGGAGAATGCAGCACGTGGAGGAAGCGGTGGCGGAGGTAACAACGGTAGAGGAGATGGCAGTGGCATAGGCCGTAGTAGCTATGGCCCTGGATATGGCAGCGCAACAGCCGAGTCTGCATATCAGTATGAAGG GCAGCTAAATGCAACACTCAAGCCTTTGTCCTGCTTCGATGGCAACCTTTTGAAAAGTCTACCCActgaattaattgtttttggcAAATTGAGAACtgcacagcagcaacaacaattaccaAGCGAATTGAATACAGCTCCACAAACTGACTTTTTGTCCATAAGCATAAATGGTTTACATCGTTGGAGTCCACAATTTGAGAATCACATCTGGAAACATTTGG GCTGGGATGATTGGAGCGATTTTACGCTTTGCAGCGTTACATGCGGCAAAGGTGTACAACAACGATTTCGCCGTTGTCTGCTCGATAATCCGATGGTGAATTTCAACATGCACCTAAACTTGAACGCGGCTGCTGACGCTGAGGTGGACGATGACGAGGTTGCAGTTGACGGGCTGAGCAGTGCAGGCGTTGAAAATACCGAATCGCTAGACAATACATTAGGAGGCTTCAACAGCGCAGAATTTGATACTGCGGCAATGATGGACACAAATGGCAGCGACAATTTACAGCTGCGAAAACGGAAAACAACCCTGAAAGTTTCCGCTGAATTTGAAACTACTTCGGAGGTTGCTACAGTAGCAGAAATTGCGACATCAAAAGAGCAATCAGACCACGATATTAATGCGGTGCCCAAAGCTAATTTGCTGAAAAGACTAACTCTGCGAGCCACTGCACCGCCAGTAGCATACGACGGAAAAACATCTAAAACCAATAAGATTGACCGAGTAGATTATTCCAGAGGCAAAAACAAAGACAATATCGAAGTATTGGTGCAACAGTTCGAAACTAATCTCCGAGTAAATGAAGCCAGTTTTCTCAACAATAACCACCTGAAAGTAaatgacaaattttcaaataaggcAACCAAGGATGTAGTTAACAAAAAAACGGCAATTGAAATGCAACCGAAGAATAAAACGGAACGTCAGAATAAACGCCGTAGGCCAATGAAAAACTATTCCACTATGTTTTGTGAAGGTTACAACATAGAACAGCGAAATTGCAACACTTTCGATTGCAGCG ATGACATAAACGActtattaaagttttataaaaaggtCCCTATGCCGGAGGATGCTGCAAGCCCCGCTACAGTTTCATTGCAATCGCCTGCCGGAACGGTTGATGGGCAAACCACATTAATAGCTACCGCGGTGGAATCAGCATCCGTGACAGCTAACTTGCTTGGCAATGCGGCTACAACAGGCGCCACATCAGCTACTATTAACAGAGATGCCTCCATTTTGGACGCTGATATCAGAGCTTCTGGCAGCGGTGCGACAAATGCAAATGCTGTTGGCAGCACCTTAACTATTGGCAACAATGCACCTTCGACGACGCCAGCAAATATGGGCTACATACGTAGTTGGCGGAATCCGCTGAACTTTACGATAATGCTAACCTTGCGAGTTCGA AATGACAGTAAAGCCACAACGACAATTTTCTCCATACGCAACGCCACCCACAATATGTATTTGGAATCATGCAAGGACGGTCTGCGATTGTATCTAGAGCGAGACGGCACCACTGAAATGCTGCcagtgaaatttaatttatatgattttcgtTGGCATCAAGTGGCCATCAG TATACAAAATGGTGATTTCATTTCCATTTATGCCGATTGCTCCTGGACAAACAGTTTTGTTGTGTCGAAGCGCCTTTACACGCTGCCACTGGATGCCGATGTGGAAATTGGACGAGGCTTTAAT gGCGAGCTGCAGCAATTGTTGGTGCTGCCCGATAACCAGGAACGGCATCAATGCTCCAACAAACGTACATCAATAAATGAGGTAAAACGGTACATTATCGACACGTTCATCGACGATTACGGCAACTAG